A stretch of Pseudoprevotella muciniphila DNA encodes these proteins:
- a CDS encoding beta-ketoacyl-ACP synthase III, with protein sequence MEKINAAITGIGGFIPEYVLTNDELSRMVDTNDEWITSRVGIKERRILNEEGLGASYMARKAVKQLLARTKTDPSEVECLILSTTTSDYTFPNTASIVIGRLGMVNAYGFDLWGACSGFLYAMDQATSMIQSGRYKKIVVCCAEKLSSIVDYSDRATCPLFGDGAAAVLVEPTTEDIGWKDSILRTDGKGLPFLCMKAGGSVCPPSHFTIDHKMHYIHQEGRTVFKFAVTYMSDTTTAVAERNGLTKENLTWVLPHQANIRIIQAVANRLELPMEKVMMNIEHMGNTSCASIPLALWENEKRLKKGDNLLLTAFGAGFTYGAAYLKWCYDGDREQV encoded by the coding sequence ATGGAAAAGATAAATGCAGCCATCACTGGTATTGGTGGTTTCATCCCTGAATATGTACTGACAAACGACGAGTTGTCGCGCATGGTCGATACTAACGACGAGTGGATTACCTCTCGCGTAGGCATCAAGGAGCGTCGCATTCTGAACGAAGAAGGGCTTGGTGCAAGTTATATGGCGCGCAAGGCTGTTAAGCAACTTCTTGCCCGCACAAAGACCGACCCGTCTGAAGTGGAATGTCTGATACTTTCGACAACGACTTCCGACTACACTTTCCCTAACACGGCTTCGATTGTTATCGGTCGTTTGGGTATGGTCAATGCCTACGGTTTCGACCTTTGGGGTGCTTGCAGCGGTTTCCTTTATGCCATGGATCAGGCCACGAGCATGATTCAGAGCGGCAGATACAAAAAGATTGTGGTATGCTGCGCAGAGAAACTCTCGAGCATAGTAGATTATTCCGACCGCGCCACCTGCCCACTGTTCGGCGATGGTGCCGCAGCAGTACTCGTAGAGCCTACAACCGAAGACATCGGTTGGAAAGACAGCATTCTGCGCACGGACGGCAAAGGTCTGCCTTTCCTGTGCATGAAAGCCGGTGGCTCGGTATGTCCCCCATCCCACTTCACCATCGACCACAAGATGCACTACATCCATCAGGAAGGTCGCACAGTGTTTAAGTTTGCCGTAACCTACATGAGCGACACGACTACAGCAGTGGCTGAACGGAACGGCTTGACTAAGGAAAACCTCACTTGGGTTCTTCCTCATCAGGCTAATATCCGCATCATTCAAGCCGTGGCTAATCGTCTGGAACTCCCGATGGAGAAAGTGATGATGAACATCGAGCACATGGGCAACACCTCTTGCGCTTCTATTCCTTTGGCACTATGGGAGAACGAGAAGCGCCTGAAGAAAGGCGACAACTTGCTTCTGACTGCTTTCGGCGCGGGCTTCACATACGGTGCTGCCTATCTGAAGTGGTGCTACGACGGCGACAGAGAACAAGTCTAA
- the rprY gene encoding response regulator transcription factor RprY, whose product MKVLLCEDDENLGMLLREYLQAKNYDTVLCPDGEIGYKTFMSDSFDICVLDVMMPKKDGFSLAKDIRRVNEVVPIIFLTARTLKEDILEGFKIGADDYLTKPFSMEELTYRIEAVLRRMNAKNDMNKTDFTIGSFKFDRTKQTLERNGEVTRLTTKECDLLQLLCLHANEVLQRDFALKTVWIDDNYFNARSMDVYITKLRKKLKEDDSVEIINIHGKGYKLITPNQDV is encoded by the coding sequence ATGAAAGTTCTCCTTTGTGAGGACGACGAGAATCTGGGCATGTTGCTCCGCGAATATCTTCAGGCAAAGAACTATGACACAGTGTTATGCCCTGATGGTGAAATTGGATACAAAACGTTTATGAGCGACAGTTTCGACATTTGTGTGCTCGATGTGATGATGCCCAAGAAGGATGGTTTCTCTTTGGCAAAAGATATCCGCAGAGTGAACGAGGTGGTGCCTATCATTTTCCTTACCGCACGCACACTGAAGGAAGACATTCTGGAGGGTTTCAAGATAGGTGCCGACGACTATCTGACCAAGCCTTTCTCCATGGAGGAACTGACCTACCGCATTGAAGCCGTTTTGCGCAGGATGAATGCCAAGAACGACATGAACAAGACCGACTTCACGATAGGCAGTTTCAAGTTCGACCGCACGAAACAGACGCTTGAGCGCAATGGGGAAGTAACACGCCTGACCACTAAGGAGTGCGACCTTCTGCAGTTGCTCTGCCTCCATGCAAACGAAGTGCTTCAGCGCGATTTTGCCCTGAAGACCGTCTGGATTGACGACAACTACTTCAACGCCCGCTCGATGGACGTTTACATCACCAAACTGCGCAAAAAACTGAAGGAAGACGATTCCGTTGAGATTATCAACATCCACGGCAAGGGGTATAAACTCATTACGCCCAACCAGGACGTATAA
- a CDS encoding leucine-rich repeat domain-containing protein, with protein MKQKLLALLMPFMLCGIPALAHDIEVGGIYYVFTNNGTKLSVSYRGNSSSDYSNEYSGNVVIPESVTYNGTTYPVTSIRERAFYNCSGLTSVTIPNSVTSIGEYAFYNCSGLTSVTIPNSVKYIGSNAFRNCSGLTSVTIPSTVTSIGSSAFSGTNLTEVTINSDAILASSRNLSGIFGSKVGNLVIGNDVKSIGDYAFNGCSGLTSVTIPSSVMSIGEDAFSGCSNLKEIAIYSNVIMSKSFDYEESLRGNNFSKIFGKQVEKLIVGESVKSIGNYAFYRCTNLSSIIIPNSVTSIGAYAFHDTKWYENQPDGVIYAGHVAYNYKGIMPSGSSITLKEGTVGISAYAFRSCAGLTSVTIPNSVTSIGEDAFNGCSNLISATIPNSVTSIERNTFQNCTSLTSVYIPNSVTTIGKDAFSGCSGLTSVTIPNSVTYIGQWAFRKCTGLTSVTIPYSVTCIGVSAFYGCSSIESIIVEEGNPVYDSRNYCNAIIETASNKLVQGCKNTIIPNDIVEIGYEALSNIGTYANITIPASVSVIGSYAFYGYDRLNVTFNQSTPPTLADKAFSDLSKVYAIVPKGCTSSYSSIGFKQITEKNEDYPLVTINLTDAGTLQEMALDIEETDIRNLKLVGPINSVDINYLRTSARFTNISYLDMSDVVLIADNNSYCSSKDFGNFYLSDVNYSYDIVYDSGLGFSSVVNQFYGNSFAGVFIGMKVKEVILPSHLTRIGAYCFANCTELQKIVIPDGVTTIEEGAFRGCNSLTEIKLPSSVTKISKYAFYQCVALQIASLDNVTQIGSSAFSRCESLRYVGSLAKVKNIEEASFADCSSLVGEIDLSGVPVISKKAFARCASLSNVIFSENLQSIGESAFAKCTNLRSVNLPESTKAVMPEAFYGCTRLSVVSYSRNLLQVAKSTFTDTPFFASLECVDGIKYMGHIAMCIEGSPVSRISFREGTLSVADDFIYSTSNEDYTTICSELILPNSLLRIGNSAFTKGYKGLGITKLTLPDNLLEIGDNAFRNSKSISQITLPESLTYIGNAAFYGCEGLVRVIYNANSLMSNITSTGYGNGSSVDGIFEGTGIEKVTIGPKVRILPSAVFMECEKLMKVEFADRTSDDHLYVGPYSFYSCKALTNIVLPESTDSIGIYAFRYCRALSNVTLPDSIQRVGKGAFEDCPWLDTYLNNQPDGVVYVGLVAFGYKGNMPEGTTISLREGTKSIAYMAFYHCDGMEHLIIPNTVEIIGDYAFSACNKLKSIKMGNGIISIGNDAFRECNALSSIELPEYVKTIGASAFSTCRNLKTITIGSNVTEIGDVAFYGLENISDVTVLRENPEDYNCSNAVFESHGVGVIYIGTTYYSHPENATLHVPEGCVEAYKNCYPWCRFGTIVDDAVTSVLQPTIEIMPLNESRTYDKTFIYDLQGRRVTNPQKGGVYIIGGKKVIK; from the coding sequence ATGAAACAGAAATTACTTGCTTTGCTGATGCCGTTCATGCTCTGCGGCATCCCGGCTCTTGCCCACGACATCGAAGTCGGTGGCATTTACTATGTTTTTACCAACAATGGAACAAAATTAAGCGTGTCTTACAGAGGGAACTCTTCTTCTGATTATTCAAACGAGTATTCAGGCAATGTGGTAATTCCAGAGTCCGTTACCTATAACGGAACGACTTATCCCGTTACAAGCATAAGAGAGCGAGCTTTCTATAATTGCTCAGGCCTGACCTCCGTAACGATCCCCAACTCCGTCACGAGTATTGGAGAATATGCTTTCTATAATTGCTCTGGTCTGACCTCCGTAACGATCCCCAACTCCGTCAAGTATATAGGAAGTAATGCTTTCCGTAATTGCTCTGGCCTGACCTCCGTAACCATCCCCAGCACCGTTACGAGCATAGGAAGTTCTGCTTTCAGTGGTACAAATTTGACAGAAGTAACAATTAACTCTGATGCAATATTAGCCTCTTCAAGAAACTTGTCAGGTATATTTGGAAGTAAAGTGGGTAACCTCGTGATAGGTAATGATGTTAAATCTATTGGAGATTATGCTTTCAATGGTTGCTCGGGTCTGACCTCCGTAACCATCCCCAGCTCCGTTATGAGCATAGGGGAAGATGCTTTCTCTGGTTGCTCAAATTTGAAAGAAATAGCAATATATTCCAATGTTATTATGAGTAAAAGTTTTGATTATGAAGAAAGTTTACGAGGAAATAATTTTTCAAAAATTTTTGGAAAACAAGTTGAGAAATTGATTGTAGGTGAAAGTGTAAAATCTATCGGAAATTATGCTTTTTATCGTTGTACAAATTTGTCATCGATAATAATTCCAAATTCTGTTACAAGCATAGGAGCATATGCTTTTCATGATACAAAATGGTATGAAAATCAACCTGATGGTGTAATATATGCAGGACATGTCGCATATAATTATAAAGGTATAATGCCATCAGGAAGCAGTATCACACTAAAAGAAGGAACTGTTGGAATCTCGGCATATGCATTCCGTAGTTGCGCCGGTCTGACCTCGGTAACCATTCCCAACTCTGTTACGAGCATAGGAGAAGACGCATTCAATGGGTGCTCAAACTTGATTTCTGCAACCATCCCCAATTCCGTCACAAGCATAGAACGTAATACTTTCCAAAATTGCACTAGCTTAACCTCCGTATATATCCCCAACTCTGTTACGACAATAGGGAAAGATGCTTTCTCTGGTTGCTCTGGTCTGACATCGGTAACCATCCCCAACTCCGTCACGTACATAGGACAGTGGGCTTTCCGTAAATGCACCGGACTTACATCGGTAACCATCCCCTACTCTGTTACATGCATAGGAGTAAGTGCGTTTTATGGCTGCTCCAGCATTGAAAGTATAATTGTAGAAGAAGGTAACCCAGTTTACGATTCACGCAATTATTGCAATGCAATTATAGAAACAGCTTCAAACAAACTCGTACAAGGATGTAAGAATACCATTATTCCCAATGATATAGTAGAAATAGGTTACGAAGCATTATCAAACATAGGAACCTACGCTAATATTACAATACCAGCATCTGTTTCTGTCATAGGTTCCTATGCGTTTTATGGTTATGACAGATTGAATGTAACATTCAACCAATCTACACCGCCCACGCTTGCGGACAAGGCTTTCAGCGACCTGTCAAAGGTTTATGCAATAGTGCCAAAAGGATGTACGTCTTCTTATTCATCAATAGGCTTTAAACAGATTACAGAAAAAAACGAAGACTACCCATTGGTAACGATTAATCTTACTGATGCCGGAACGCTGCAAGAAATGGCACTGGACATTGAGGAAACAGACATACGCAATTTAAAACTTGTCGGTCCTATTAACAGTGTTGATATTAACTATCTGAGAACTTCTGCACGTTTTACGAACATCAGTTATCTTGACATGTCCGATGTCGTGTTAATTGCTGATAATAATTCATATTGTTCTTCTAAGGATTTTGGAAATTTTTATCTGTCAGATGTTAATTATTCATACGACATTGTTTATGATTCAGGATTGGGCTTTTCTTCAGTTGTAAATCAATTCTATGGAAACAGTTTTGCAGGTGTGTTTATTGGCATGAAAGTGAAAGAAGTAATCTTACCAAGCCATCTTACTCGTATTGGTGCTTATTGCTTCGCCAACTGTACGGAACTTCAAAAAATAGTAATCCCTGATGGTGTTACTACTATAGAGGAAGGTGCATTCCGCGGCTGCAATTCCTTAACAGAAATAAAACTTCCAAGCTCTGTTACAAAAATTTCTAAATACGCTTTTTATCAGTGTGTCGCTTTGCAAATCGCATCTTTGGATAATGTAACACAAATAGGCTCCAGTGCGTTTTCTCGATGTGAGTCCTTGCGATACGTAGGTAGTCTTGCTAAAGTAAAAAATATAGAAGAAGCTTCATTTGCAGACTGCAGTAGTCTTGTAGGGGAAATAGACCTTAGTGGTGTTCCTGTAATTTCTAAAAAAGCATTTGCACGATGTGCTTCTTTAAGTAATGTAATATTTTCAGAAAACTTGCAATCAATTGGAGAGTCAGCCTTTGCCAAATGTACAAACCTTCGTTCTGTTAATTTGCCGGAAAGTACTAAAGCTGTTATGCCGGAAGCTTTCTATGGTTGTACCAGGCTAAGTGTCGTCAGCTATTCAAGAAATCTATTGCAAGTTGCCAAATCAACATTCACGGACACTCCTTTCTTTGCAAGTCTGGAGTGCGTAGATGGTATAAAATATATGGGACACATCGCTATGTGCATAGAGGGGAGTCCTGTTTCTCGCATAAGTTTTCGAGAAGGAACACTAAGTGTTGCAGATGATTTCATATATTCAACTTCTAATGAGGACTATACAACGATATGTAGTGAACTCATACTGCCTAATTCTTTATTACGAATTGGAAACAGTGCCTTCACTAAAGGTTATAAAGGATTGGGAATAACCAAACTGACACTTCCTGACAACCTGCTTGAGATAGGTGATAATGCTTTCAGAAACAGCAAGTCCATTTCACAAATCACTCTCCCCGAAAGTCTGACATATATCGGAAATGCTGCTTTTTACGGTTGCGAAGGGTTGGTGCGTGTTATATATAATGCAAACTCCTTAATGTCGAATATCACATCTACTGGCTATGGAAATGGTAGCAGCGTTGATGGAATCTTTGAAGGTACAGGAATTGAGAAAGTAACAATAGGCCCTAAAGTTCGTATCCTGCCTTCTGCTGTATTTATGGAATGTGAAAAACTGATGAAAGTAGAATTTGCAGACCGCACTTCAGATGATCATCTATATGTGGGACCGTACAGTTTCTATTCTTGCAAGGCTCTTACGAATATAGTATTGCCTGAATCTACTGATAGCATAGGAATCTATGCTTTTCGGTATTGCAGAGCTCTTTCAAACGTAACACTACCAGATTCAATTCAACGTGTTGGCAAAGGTGCCTTTGAAGATTGTCCTTGGTTAGACACTTATCTAAATAATCAACCCGACGGTGTCGTGTATGTGGGTTTGGTTGCTTTTGGATATAAGGGAAATATGCCTGAGGGGACAACTATTTCTTTACGAGAAGGCACGAAAAGCATTGCTTATATGGCTTTCTATCATTGCGATGGAATGGAGCATTTAATTATTCCGAATACAGTTGAAATAATAGGAGATTATGCTTTCTCTGCTTGTAATAAACTCAAGAGTATAAAGATGGGAAATGGTATTATAAGCATTGGGAATGATGCTTTCCGTGAATGTAACGCATTGTCCAGCATTGAACTTCCTGAATATGTAAAAACAATAGGTGCCAGTGCATTTAGCACCTGTAGGAATTTGAAAACAATTACTATTGGAAGTAACGTTACAGAAATAGGGGATGTTGCTTTTTACGGATTAGAAAATATAAGCGACGTTACTGTCTTACGAGAAAATCCTGAAGACTATAATTGCAGCAATGCTGTTTTTGAATCTCATGGTGTGGGAGTAATTTATATTGGTACAACATACTATTCTCACCCTGAAAATGCAACCCTTCATGTCCCTGAGGGATGTGTTGAGGCTTATAAGAATTGTTACCCTTGGTGTCGTTTTGGCACAATCGTGGATGATGCTGTTACAAGTGTCTTGCAACCAACAATAGAAATAATGCCGTTAAATGAAAGTAGAACCTATGATAAAACATTCATCTACGACCTGCAGGGCCGCCGCGTAACTAATCCGCAGAAGGGTGGTGTGTATATCATAGGCGGGAAGAAAGTGATTAAATAG
- a CDS encoding MlaE family ABC transporter permease codes for MIIKFLTSFGRYLMLMGRTFGKPERWRMFFKQYVKEMAQLGVDSIGIVLLISFFIGAVICIQIKLNIQSAWMPLWVSGYVTREILLLEFSSSIMCLILAGKVGSNIASELGTMRTSQQIDALEIMGVNSANYLILPKILGLVTVIPLLVTFSTVSGFLGAYATAYIGHIITPSDLTQGLQHDFQLWFLWMGVIKSLFFAFIIASVSSFFGYTVEGGSVEVGKASTNAVVSSSMLILFSDLFLTQMLS; via the coding sequence ATGATAATAAAGTTTCTAACATCATTTGGCAGATACTTGATGCTGATGGGCAGAACGTTCGGAAAACCGGAGCGGTGGAGAATGTTCTTCAAGCAGTATGTTAAGGAAATGGCACAACTTGGGGTGGACAGTATAGGAATAGTGTTGCTCATTTCTTTCTTCATAGGTGCTGTCATCTGCATACAGATTAAACTCAATATACAAAGTGCATGGATGCCGCTGTGGGTGAGCGGATACGTTACACGCGAAATCCTGTTGCTCGAATTCTCAAGCAGCATCATGTGTCTCATACTTGCAGGAAAGGTGGGGTCGAACATCGCCTCAGAACTTGGTACCATGAGGACGAGCCAGCAGATAGATGCGCTCGAAATCATGGGAGTAAATAGTGCCAACTATCTTATTCTGCCTAAAATTCTGGGACTTGTAACCGTCATACCGCTACTCGTTACCTTCAGTACAGTCAGCGGATTTCTTGGTGCTTATGCAACGGCATACATCGGACATATCATCACACCAAGCGACCTTACGCAGGGACTGCAACACGACTTCCAACTGTGGTTCCTGTGGATGGGCGTAATCAAGTCGCTCTTTTTCGCATTCATCATTGCAAGTGTTTCGAGTTTCTTCGGATATACAGTGGAAGGCGGTTCAGTAGAAGTAGGAAAGGCAAGCACCAATGCGGTTGTCTCGTCGAGTATGCTCATACTTTTCAGCGACCTATTCCTAACACAGATGCTTAGTTAA
- the rpmF gene encoding 50S ribosomal protein L32 has product MAHPKRRQSKTRTAKRRTHDKAVAPTLAICPNCGGWHIYHTVCPTCGQYRGKQAIEKEVIE; this is encoded by the coding sequence ATGGCACATCCTAAAAGAAGACAATCCAAGACGAGAACCGCAAAGCGTAGGACTCACGACAAGGCAGTTGCTCCTACATTGGCTATCTGCCCCAACTGCGGCGGCTGGCACATCTACCACACCGTATGCCCCACATGCGGTCAGTATCGCGGCAAGCAGGCAATAGAGAAAGAGGTTATCGAATAA
- the era gene encoding GTPase Era, which translates to MHKAGFVNIVGNPNVGKSTLMNRLVGERISIATFKAQTTRHRIMGIVNTDEAQIVFSDTPGVLKPNYKLQESMLAFSESALQDADVLIYVTDVVEKAGKNSEFLEKVSKMDIPVLLVINKIDLSNQEDVVSLIAHWKEVLPQAEIFPISAKANFGTDGLMERIKSLLPDSPPYFDKDQWTDKPARFFVTEIIREKILLYYSKEVPYSTEVVVEQFKESDKSIHINAIIYVERESQKGIIIGHRGVALKKVSTEARKTLEKFFQKNIYLEVFVKVDKNWRNSDRSLRNFGYNLDKS; encoded by the coding sequence ATGCATAAAGCAGGTTTTGTAAATATCGTCGGCAATCCTAACGTAGGGAAGTCCACACTGATGAACAGGCTTGTCGGTGAGCGGATTTCGATTGCCACCTTCAAGGCCCAGACCACGCGCCACCGCATTATGGGCATCGTGAACACCGACGAGGCTCAGATTGTGTTTTCTGACACCCCCGGTGTGCTGAAGCCCAACTACAAACTTCAGGAGAGCATGCTTGCCTTCTCTGAGTCGGCACTGCAAGACGCAGACGTGCTGATCTACGTGACGGACGTTGTGGAGAAGGCAGGAAAGAACAGCGAATTCCTTGAGAAGGTCAGCAAGATGGATATTCCTGTTCTGTTGGTTATCAATAAGATAGACCTCTCAAACCAGGAAGACGTTGTATCTCTCATCGCCCATTGGAAGGAAGTGCTCCCTCAGGCAGAGATTTTTCCTATTTCAGCCAAAGCCAATTTCGGTACAGATGGTCTGATGGAGCGCATCAAGTCGCTGCTGCCCGACAGTCCGCCCTATTTCGACAAAGACCAATGGACCGACAAGCCTGCGCGTTTCTTCGTGACTGAGATTATCCGCGAAAAGATACTACTCTACTACTCGAAGGAAGTGCCCTACTCCACCGAGGTGGTTGTAGAACAGTTCAAGGAGTCAGACAAGAGCATCCACATCAATGCCATTATCTATGTGGAACGTGAGAGTCAGAAAGGCATCATCATCGGTCATCGCGGTGTTGCGCTGAAGAAAGTAAGCACCGAGGCTCGCAAGACATTGGAGAAATTCTTTCAGAAAAATATTTACTTGGAAGTGTTCGTGAAAGTGGACAAGAATTGGCGCAATTCCGACCGTTCGCTTCGCAACTTCGGTTATAATTTAGACAAGTCATGA
- a CDS encoding YceD family protein — MNVSDSLRIDLRSVSQADDLLKFHLSKDYFDALDAEDISDGSLDVSLAVRRASGDTYDLTFGINGYVVVKCDRCLDDLAVAVDVEEKIKVASFDCIFPSDDINTAESNDSYDIAWDIYEFVELSLPLKKIHPDGECNSEMVQLLESMSVSEIHDDSSPEEE, encoded by the coding sequence ATGAATGTAAGTGATTCATTACGCATTGATTTACGGTCGGTGTCACAAGCGGACGACCTGCTGAAATTCCATCTTTCCAAGGACTATTTCGATGCTTTGGATGCAGAAGATATCAGCGATGGTTCTTTGGATGTTTCGCTTGCCGTTCGCCGTGCAAGCGGCGACACGTATGACCTGACTTTCGGCATCAATGGCTACGTCGTAGTAAAGTGTGACCGCTGTTTAGACGACCTGGCAGTTGCTGTTGATGTAGAAGAGAAAATCAAGGTAGCATCTTTCGACTGTATTTTTCCGAGTGATGACATCAACACAGCCGAGAGCAATGACAGTTACGACATAGCATGGGACATCTACGAGTTTGTGGAGTTATCGCTTCCCCTGAAGAAGATTCACCCCGACGGCGAATGCAATTCAGAGATGGTTCAATTGCTTGAAAGCATGAGCGTCAGCGAAATTCACGACGACAGTTCCCCAGAAGAAGAATAA
- a CDS encoding LamG domain-containing protein — protein sequence MVTISAMTLGFLFCSESHAAIPTGNGDAVAPVNESGERTCGVDNKNDVNEDVTRGLIAYYNFDDCSANNSAGMQNNGVINGKTRFIDDTPNGRGKALYLDQEAFVNVARNPIKGKESYTISMWVKDFGAGYLFSTGANHSYSVPSIYITPEGKVNFSKSFESFSYYAESLQSSGWHMITLVQTGEGFELYVDGALVDNNNNREAVVGNKMQFGGRNDISYDAWADPFKVDNVRIYGVALTEAEVGQLYNYERK from the coding sequence ATGGTGACTATATCTGCCATGACCTTGGGATTCTTGTTTTGCAGCGAATCGCATGCCGCAATCCCCACCGGAAACGGCGATGCCGTAGCACCTGTCAATGAGAGTGGAGAAAGGACGTGCGGCGTGGATAATAAAAATGACGTAAATGAGGACGTTACGCGCGGACTGATAGCCTACTATAATTTTGACGACTGTTCTGCCAACAATTCTGCTGGTATGCAGAACAACGGTGTTATCAATGGTAAGACCCGTTTTATCGACGATACGCCCAACGGAAGAGGCAAAGCATTGTATCTTGACCAAGAGGCGTTTGTCAATGTGGCAAGGAACCCGATAAAAGGGAAAGAGTCATATACCATAAGCATGTGGGTAAAGGACTTCGGTGCCGGCTATTTGTTTAGTACAGGAGCAAATCATTCATATTCAGTGCCCAGTATATATATCACTCCTGAAGGAAAGGTGAATTTTTCTAAATCTTTTGAATCCTTTAGCTACTATGCCGAATCACTTCAATCTTCCGGATGGCACATGATAACTCTTGTGCAGACAGGGGAAGGCTTTGAACTTTATGTTGATGGTGCATTGGTAGATAATAATAATAATCGTGAGGCAGTAGTAGGCAACAAAATGCAATTTGGAGGTCGTAATGATATTTCTTATGATGCCTGGGCAGACCCCTTCAAGGTGGACAATGTCCGCATTTATGGCGTGGCATTGACAGAGGCAGAAGTTGGTCAGCTTTATAACTACGAAAGGAAATAA
- a CDS encoding sensor histidine kinase, giving the protein MKKGTIIAIAIVMGFSFIILLFLEANYIREMHSLRVSQVNTCVNKALRETVQSIELDETRRVLEFTLKNDKSDSLFIRQFQADSARIAKKYPARRRIYEQQLLRQRIRERFKNKNELLEKVMHEIIAESDNRVIEERINFNTLTETFAEALKNNGLKGVEFHYVITHNGDTVYDCHKNIVDKGSHRFRTSLFNDDLSPERVEMVVFIPNLSHYINDSLQFLIPAIVFTVVLLLMFCYTVYIIFRQKRLTEIKNDFINNMTHEFKTPISTISLASQMLQDTSVTKSEHMLKHLCSIIADETNRLRFQVEKILQISMFERNGGVYQRKDIDVVPILEKVVSTFRLKVESAGGTLTTNITADDTHIFGDSMHITNVLFNLLDNAIKYKSGDRRLLLDISLENDDDRLVIKITDNGIGIKRDDLKRVFDRFYRVSTGNKHDVKGFGLGLAYVKNVVNFHKGTIHIDSTFGKGTKFTISIPILKQKL; this is encoded by the coding sequence ATGAAAAAGGGTACGATCATAGCGATAGCCATAGTAATGGGCTTCAGTTTCATAATCCTTCTGTTTCTGGAGGCTAACTACATCCGTGAGATGCACTCTCTGCGTGTTTCACAGGTGAACACTTGTGTAAACAAGGCACTTCGCGAGACTGTGCAGAGCATAGAGTTGGACGAGACGCGCCGTGTGCTGGAGTTCACATTGAAGAACGACAAGAGCGACTCGCTGTTCATCAGGCAGTTTCAGGCAGATTCGGCACGTATAGCAAAAAAATATCCGGCAAGGCGTCGCATCTACGAGCAGCAGTTGCTGCGCCAGCGTATTCGTGAGAGGTTCAAGAACAAAAACGAGTTGCTCGAGAAAGTGATGCACGAGATTATAGCCGAAAGCGACAACCGCGTGATAGAAGAACGCATCAACTTCAACACACTCACCGAGACTTTCGCTGAGGCACTGAAGAACAATGGTCTGAAGGGCGTTGAGTTCCATTACGTCATCACCCACAACGGCGACACTGTTTACGATTGCCACAAGAACATCGTTGACAAAGGTTCGCACAGGTTCCGCACAAGTCTGTTCAACGACGATTTGTCGCCAGAGCGTGTGGAAATGGTGGTTTTTATTCCAAACTTAAGCCATTATATCAACGACAGCCTTCAGTTCCTGATACCTGCCATAGTGTTCACGGTGGTGCTTCTCCTGATGTTCTGCTACACGGTTTACATCATCTTCCGCCAGAAACGTCTCACGGAAATCAAGAACGACTTCATCAACAACATGACACACGAGTTCAAGACACCGATATCGACTATTTCTTTGGCTTCTCAGATGCTTCAGGACACGAGTGTAACGAAGAGCGAGCACATGCTGAAGCACCTATGCAGCATCATAGCCGACGAGACGAACCGTCTGCGCTTTCAGGTGGAAAAGATTTTGCAGATTTCGATGTTTGAACGTAACGGCGGTGTTTATCAGCGTAAGGACATTGATGTGGTGCCCATCCTGGAAAAAGTGGTGAGCACATTCAGACTGAAGGTGGAAAGTGCGGGCGGCACCCTGACGACCAACATTACCGCCGACGACACGCACATTTTCGGCGACTCGATGCACATCACGAACGTACTGTTCAACCTGCTCGACAATGCCATCAAGTACAAGAGCGGCGATCGGCGTCTGCTTCTCGACATCTCCTTAGAGAACGACGACGACCGTCTGGTTATCAAGATAACAGACAACGGCATCGGCATCAAGCGCGATGACCTGAAACGTGTGTTCGACCGTTTCTACCGCGTTTCGACAGGCAACAAGCACGATGTTAAAGGTTTCGGCTTAGGACTGGCATACGTGAAAAATGTGGTAAACTTCCACAAAGGAACCATACACATTGACAGCACATTCGGTAAAGGCACAAAATTTACAATCAGCATACCAATTTTAAAACAGAAATTATGA